One window of the Chitinophaga niabensis genome contains the following:
- a CDS encoding YtxH domain-containing protein, with protein MSRSSKAVVSFIVGAAVGVAVGYFLNSDKKDELVEKLRFQADKLKDKFRAKKQQFEDAMENELT; from the coding sequence ATGAGCAGAAGTTCAAAAGCGGTGGTGTCTTTTATTGTAGGAGCTGCCGTTGGCGTAGCCGTGGGTTATTTCCTGAATTCAGACAAAAAAGATGAACTGGTAGAAAAATTAAGATTCCAGGCGGATAAGTTGAAAGATAAATTCCGCGCTAAAAAACAACAATTTGAAGATGCCATGGAAAATGAATTAACTTAA